In Gemmatimonadales bacterium, one genomic interval encodes:
- the era gene encoding GTPase Era — translation MTRCGFVALAGAPNVGKSTLLNALVGEPLAIISPKPQTTREPVRGILCDQTTQIIFVDPAGLLDPAYPLQKGMLRAALDAIADADLVLHLHPLTEFPAPAFDQLVRGSRVDGSKVITVYTKADLVPPSRRPAVPPDALVTSAPARDGIEALLATVRARLPEGPFLYDSEDVGTQPLRFFAAEFIREAAFAELEQELPYALAVEIEEFREAETPVYIRATLAVERESQKPIVLGKGGRTIKAIGTAARIRIAAFIDRKVHLDLWVTVWPKWRKNPSTLARLGLPLPSESHP, via the coding sequence ATGACCCGCTGCGGCTTCGTCGCCCTCGCCGGCGCCCCCAACGTCGGAAAGTCCACCCTGCTCAACGCCCTGGTCGGCGAACCGCTGGCCATCATCTCCCCCAAGCCGCAGACCACGCGCGAGCCGGTCCGCGGCATCCTCTGCGACCAGACAACCCAGATCATCTTCGTAGATCCCGCCGGCCTCCTCGATCCGGCCTACCCACTCCAGAAGGGCATGCTCCGCGCCGCGCTCGACGCGATCGCCGACGCGGACCTCGTGCTGCACCTGCACCCGCTCACCGAGTTCCCCGCACCGGCCTTCGACCAATTGGTCAGAGGGTCGAGGGTCGATGGTTCGAAGGTGATTACAGTGTACACCAAGGCCGACCTCGTTCCGCCGTCCCGCCGTCCCGCCGTCCCGCCCGATGCGCTCGTCACATCCGCTCCGGCCCGCGACGGGATCGAAGCACTCCTCGCCACAGTCCGGGCGCGGCTTCCTGAGGGCCCGTTCCTGTATGACTCCGAGGACGTCGGCACCCAGCCGCTGCGCTTCTTCGCCGCCGAGTTCATCCGCGAGGCCGCCTTCGCCGAGCTGGAGCAGGAGCTGCCCTACGCCCTGGCGGTCGAGATAGAAGAGTTCCGCGAAGCGGAAACGCCGGTGTATATTCGGGCCACCCTGGCCGTCGAGCGCGAAAGCCAGAAGCCGATCGTCCTCGGCAAGGGCGGTCGCACCATCAAGGCCATCGGCACCGCGGCGCGGATCCGGATCGCGGCGTTCATCGACCGGAAGGTCCATCTGGACCTCTGGGTCACGGTCTGGCCTAAGTGGCGCAAGAACCCGTCGACGCTGGCGCGCCTTGGTCTCCCACTTCCGTCGGAGTCTCATCCATGA